The sequence below is a genomic window from Nocardioides oleivorans.
TGCGCGTCGTGATCGCCAGCGGCCGCCGCGCCGAGGCCCTGCTCACCTGCCGCACCGCGCGCCCGACCCGGGCGCTCCAGTGGGACGTCGTCTCGGTCACGACCCGCAGCGTCGACGAGATGACCCCTTCGGGTGATCGCTAGCGTCGAACAAGTCCAACGATCAACGATGGAAGGACCTCCATGACCACCACGATCTCCGCCCTCTCCACGCCGAAGGCATCCGCCGGCTTCGAGGAGACCACGATCGAGCGGCGCGACCTCCGCGACGACGACGTACGCATCGACATCCGCTGGGCCGGCATCTGCCACTCCGACATCCACCAGGCCCGCGACGAGTGGGGCCAGGGCGTCTTCCCGATGACTCCCGGCCACGAGATCATCGGCACCGTCTCCGAGGTCGGCTCCGCGGTGACCGACCACCAGGTCGGCGACGTCGTCGGCGTCGGCTGCTTCGTCGACTCCTGCCTCGAGTGCGAGGCCTGCAAGGACGGCGAGGAGCAGTTCTGCGAGAAGGGCGTCGTCCAGACCTACAGCAGCAAGGGCTACGACGACGAGATCACCCACGGCGGCTACAGCCGCCAGGTCGTCGTGCGCGACCACTTCGTGCTGAAGATCCCCGACGGCGTCGACCTCGCGGGCACCACGCCGCTGCTGTGCGCCGGCATCACCACCTACGCCCCGCTCAAGCGGCACGGCGTCGGTGAGGGCAGCCGCGTCGGCGTGATCGGCATGGGCGGGCTCGGCCACGTCGCGGTCAAGATCGCGGCTGCCATGGGCGCCGAGGTGTCCGTGCTCAGCCGGACCGACGCCAAGAAGGACGACGGTCTCGCGTTCGGCGCGACGAGCTACCACGCGACCGAGGACGAGTCGGTCTTCGATGACCTCGCGGGCAGCTTCGACCTGCTCGTCAACACCGTCGGCGCCGCCGTGCCGCTCGACTCCTTCCTCGGCCTGCTCGACCGCGGAGGCCGGATGGTCAACCTCGGTGCTCCGAGCGAGTCGCTGGAGGTCGGTGCGTTCTCGCTCCTGACCATGCGCCGCGGCGTCGAGGGCTCCATGGTGGGCGGCCTGCCGCAGACCCAGGAGATGCTCGACTTCTGCGCCGAGCACGGCATCACCGCCACCGTCGAGGTGATCTCGGCCGACCAGGTCGACGACTACTACGACAAGGTCGTCGACGGGGACGTCCGCTACCGCGCGGTCATCGACGCCGAGACGCTGGGCGAGGCGCCCGCATCGTGAGCGAGCCGACCGGCGACGACCTCGCGCCCCACGTCCTCATCGTCTTCGGGGCGACCGGCGACCTCGCCGCCCGCAAGCTGTTCCCGGGGCTCTACCGGCTGGCCGCGGCCGGCCGGCTCCCCGGGGACTACGCGGTCATCGGCAGCGGGCGCCACTCCCCCGGCACCGACGACGAGTTCCGCGAGCAGCTCGCCGAGGGACTGCGCGACACCGTCGACGACCTCGACGAGGACCTGGTGAGCGACCTGCTCGGCAGGGTCTCGTTCCAGACCTCCGACTCCGACGACGGCGCCGACCTGGCCGCGGCGGTGCGTGAGGCGGAGCAGGGCCTGGGCGAGGACGGGTCGGGCGACGTACGCCGTCTCGTCTACCTGTCCGTGCCGCCGACCGCCATGTCCGGGATGGTCGGCATGCTCGACCGCGAGGGGCTGACCGATCGCGCCCGGCTGGTGATCGAGAAGCCGTTCGGCCTCGACCTCGAGTCGTTCCAGGAGCTCGACAAGGCGATCCACGACGCAGTCGACGAGGACCAGGTCTTCCGGATCGACCACTTCCTGGGCAAGGAGGCCGTGCAGAACATCCTCGCCCTGCGCTTCGCCAACGCGCTCTTCGAGCCTGCGTGGGACCGGCGCAGCATCGCGCAGGTGCAGGTCGACGTGCCGGAGACCCTGCAGATGGAGGGCCGCGGCTCGTTCTACGAGTCGACGGGCTGCCTGCGCGACATGGTCTCCACGCACCTCTTCCAGATCCTCGGCGTGGTCGCGCTCGAGGACCCGGGCGAGTGGACGGCGAGCGCGGTCCGGCAGGCCCGCAAGGACGCCTTCGACGCCCTGCGCCCGCTCGACCCGGCCGACGTCGTGCTCGGGCAGTACGACGGCTACCGCGACGAGGACGACGTCGACGAGGACTCCGACGTGGAGACCTTCGTCGCGCTGACGGCCTACGTCGACAACGACAGGTGGCGCGACGTGCCGTTCCTGCTGCGCACCGGGAAGGCGATGGCCGAGACCCGGCGCACCGTCACCCTGCGCTTCCGCCAGCCGGAGTCGAGCACCTTCGGCCACCCGGCCGGCGACGAGCTGGTCCTCGAGCTCACCGACGAGCCGAAGGTCGCGGTAGACCTGTTCGGCAAGAAGCCGGGCCCCGACATCGAGCTGGCCGCGGCGACGATGCACCTCGACTTCGCCGACGAGCTGCCCGACGAGGAGCCGCTCGAGGCCTACGAGCGCCTGATCCTCGACGTGCTCCGCGGCGACCACACGCTGTTCGCCCGGTCCGACGAGACCGAGCGGCTGTGGGCGGTGTGCCAGCCGGTCCTCGACGACCGGCCCGCGCCGCAGCCGTACGAGCCCGGGTCCTGGGGACCGCAGGCGGCCCTCGACCTCGCACCCGGCGGATGGCGACTGGGATGAGCCGCACGACCCCGATCGCCGACCACGGGCTGATCGGCGACCTCCGCACGGCCGCGCTCGTCGCCACCGACGGGACCATCGACTGGTTCTGTCCCGGACGCTTCGACAAGGCGAGCGTCTTCGGGTCGCTGCTCGACCCGGACGCCGGTTCGTGGCGGGTCGCACCCGACGACGCGGACGCACGCAGCCAGCAGTACTACGTGCCCGAGACCAACATCCTGGTCACCCGCTTCATGACCGAGCAGGGCGTGGCCGAGGTGCACGACTTCATGCCGGTGCGCCGCGCCAACGACCCCGACCACCGGCAGCGGCTGGTCCGCCGCGTCGTCACCGTCCGCGGCTCGGTCGCGATGACGATGCGGCTCTCGCCGCGCCCGGACTACGGCTCGCTCACGCCGACGCTGTGGCAGGAGGCCGACGGCGTGCGCTTCGAGGACGGCGACGTCGCGCTGGTGCTCTCGAGCACCGTCGACGTGGCCGTCGAGGACGCCGACGCGGTCGCGAGCATCGACCTCGAGCCGGGCGAGGCCGCGCTCTTCGTCCTCGAGGTCCTCGGCCCGGACGACGAGGCGCAGGGCAGCAGCGAGAGCGACGTCGACGACCTCTACGAGAGCACCGCCACGTTCTGGCGCCAGTGGCTGGCGACCTGCACCTACACCGGCCGGTGGCGCGAGCGGGTCAACCGGTCCGCGCTCACGCTCAAGCTGCTGTGCCACGAGCCGAGCGGCGGCATCGTCGCCGCCCCCACCACGAGCCTGCCCGAGGAGATCGGCGGCAGCCGCAACTGGGACTACCGCTTCGTCTGGATCCGCGACGCCGCGTTCAGCGTCTACGCCCTGCTCCGGCTCGGCTTCACCGAGGAGGCCGCGGCGTTCGTCCGCTGGCTCTCCGAGCGGATGGGTGACTCCTCCGGGGTCGACGAGGGCGACCTCGGTCCGCTCCGGGTGATGTACGACCTCGACGGCGAGGTCCCGCACGAGCGCGAGCTGGACCACCTCGCGGGCTACCGCGACTCCCGGCCGGTCCGGGTCGGCAACGCCGCCGTCGACCAGCTCCAGCTCGACGTCTACGGCGAGCTCATCGACTCGGTCTACCTCTACGACAAGTACAGCGCCGGGATCAGCCACGACGCCTGGCTGGACCTCCAGCGGATCGCCGACTGGCTGATGGACAACTGGGACCGCGACGACGCCGGGATGTGGGAGGTGCGCGGCGAGCCGCGCGCCCACACCACGTCGCGACTGATGTCGTGGGTCGCCGTCGAGCGGATGATGCGCGTCGCTCGGCGTCGCGGCCTCCCCGGCGACCTGACCGAGCTCGCCCGCGTGCGCGACGAGATCTACACGCAGGTCATGGAGGAGTGCTGGGACGAGGACCTCGGCGCGTTCGTCAGCCACATCGGCTCCGACACCCTCGACGCGGGCGTGCTGCTGATGCCGATGGTGAAGTTCATCGCGCCCAACGACCCGCGCTTCCTCTCGACGCTGGCGCTGGTGGAGGAGCGGCTGGTCACCGACAGCCTGGTCTTCCGCTACGACGCCGAGCGCTTCTCCGACGGCGTCGAGTCGTCCGGCGGACAGGGCGAGGGCACGTTCTCGCTGTGCTCGTTCTGGTACGTCGAGGCGCTGACCCGTGTGGGCCGGCTCCAGGACGCGCGCCTGGCGATGGAGAAGATGTTCACCTACGCCAACCACCTCGGGCAGTACGCCGAGCAGGTCGGGCTCAACGGCGAGCAGCTCGGCAACTTCCCCCAGGCCTTCACCCACCTGAGCATGATCAGTGCGGTCATCAACCTCGACCGCGAGCTCGGCTGAGGATCACTCCAGCCGGAGGCTCGTCACGTCCTCGAGGTGGCTGATCACCCGGTCCTGGAAGGCAGGGTCGACCGCGCTGCGGTGCGGGTCACGCGGGCTGTGGTGGTGCCAGTAGCCGCCGGCCCGCGGGTCGATCTCCGACTCGGCCGCGGTGGCGAGCCAGACCTGGGTCCGGTGGCCCTCCACGAGGTCGTCCGGTGCGCCGCGACCGCCCATCCGGGTCGGGACCCAGCCCGGGTCGACCGCGTGGAACGACGTGCCCGGCCGCCGCTCGGCCAGCGCCAGGAAGAGCGCGGTGACCCAGAGCTTGCTGTCGGAGTAGTCGCCGCCGTGGGCGAGGTCGGTCCCGCCGCCGAGGTGCATCCCGCTGCTCAGCACGATCGAGCGGCCGACCGGTCGCATCGCGGCGGTCAGGACGTAGGGCGCCACGACGTTCACCGGGACGGCCAGGGCGCGGTCCATCGTGCCGGCGTTGTGGATCACCGCGTCGAACGGACCGAGCTGGTCGAGCCGCTGCGCCAGGTCGACCGTCGCGGCGACGTCCGCGAGGTCGGCGTACGCCGTCGCGGTGACGCGGTCGAGGACCGAGGCGTCCTCGAGGCGGTCCTCGCTGCGGGCGTGGAGGACGACGTCGTGGCCGGCGGCGGCCAGCGCGTCGACGGTGGCGAGGCCGAGGCCGGTGGACGCACCGGTGACGAGGACGAGGCTCATGGCCCCAGTCTCGCCCAGTGCCCCGCACGGCGCGTGGGCCAGGTCACAGCGAGGCGGGAATGAACCCGTGACCGGTGTCGTTCATTGATTTAATCGTCAACCACTTCAGGAGCACCCACCATGTCGTTCTTCCGCCGCAAGCCCAAGCACGTTGCCACCCCCGAGACCGCCGCCGAGACCGCTGCCGAGACCCCGGCTGCCCCGGTCGCCGTCCTCGACCGTGACGCCCTCACCGGCGACTACACCATCGACGCCAGCCACAGCCGCCTCGGCTTCTCGGCCCGCCACGCGATGGTCACCACCGTCCGCGGCCAGTTCGCCGACTTCGACGGCACCGCCCACGTCGACGCCGAGAACCCGGCCGCCTCGACCGTGACGATCGACATCCGCCCGGCCAGCATCTCGACCGGCACGGCGGACCGCGACGGCCACCTCGTCTCCGGCGACTTCTTCGACGTGGAGAACCACCCGGCCATCACCTTCGTCTCGACCTCCGTCGAGCGCGACGGCACCGAGTGGAACGTCACCGGCGACCTCACCATCAAGGGCGTCACCCACTCGGTCGTCATCCCCTTCGAGGAGACCGGCACCGCCGTCGACCCGTTCGGCAACACCCGCGTCGGCTTCGAGGGCGCGACCACGATCAACCGCAAGGACTGGGACCTCTCCTGGAACGCCGCGCTCGAGACCGGCGGCGTCCTCGTCTCCGAGAAGATCAAGCTCGAGCTCGACATCTCCGCGATCAAGAACGCCTGACCGGACCAGCACCACGCCGGCCGCTCACGGCCGGCCTCGCGTGCCGTCCTCGACGATCCACGTGAGGAGGTCGTGGGTGTCCTGCCCACGCCGCACCGGGTCGTCGTACAGGCTCTCGGTGCCCGGGCGTTCACGGACCCTCAAGGCCTCCTCCGCGATGGGCGACCACCGCGCGTCGAGGCGCTCGATGACGTAGCGGCCGGCGCCGCTCTTCGACGTCAGGGCGTGCGTGCGGAGCAGGTGGTGGAGGCGCGGAGCGCCGAGGGCGATCCATGCGACGGCCTCGTCGCTCCGCCCGATCTCCTCCACCCCTGCTCCCCCAGCAGTCTGCTCGGCGATGCCGCGCCAGTACGTGTCGAGGTTGGCACGCGTGAAGGCCAGCAGCTCGTCGAGGTCCGTGTGGATCGGCGGCACCCGGCCGCGCACCACGACCGGCCCCAGGGCCAGCTCGTGCCACGTCACGAGGTTGATGTCGAGCGTGCCCTGCTCGTCGAACGCACCCTGCTGGAACACCGGCCTCGTGCCCGTCCCGGTCGGGCTGGCAGCCAGGTCGGCGGCGGTGCAGTGGAAGCCGTCGAAGGTGGGCGTCGCGAACCGCTCCGCCACGCGCGCGTGGGCCTCCGCCAGGGCGGCCAGCCGGTCACCGGTGGGGAGCTGCTCCCAGACGGCCACGAAGTCGACGTCGCTGCCGAGGAAGAGCTCGCCCCACACGATCGATCCGTGGAGGAACAGCCCGGTCAGCTCACCGGGGAAGCGCCGGTCGACCTCGTCGAGGAAGCCGTCGAGGAGCTCCTGCACGTGCGGCGGAGGGATCATCCTCCGAGCCTAGGTCCGCTCGTCGAGGCAGGGCTCGACACCGGGTACTAGCACCATCAGACAGATGGCGCGGGTCGCGCGGCTGGCCGAGGCTTGGTCCATGAAGACCTCCACGAGCACCCCCCGCACGCTGGCCGCCACCGCGGTCACCGCCACCCTGGCACTGGCCGGCCTGGCAGCCGCCTCGGCTCCCGCGCTCGCCCACTCCGACTCCCACTCCCAGGTCCGGTTCAGCGGTCACGACGACGACGACCACGGCGACGACCACGGTGGCCGGGGCCGCGGCGGCGACGACCACGACGGCAACGACGACAACGGCGGCGACCGCGGCAACGGCGGCGGCGACGACAACGGCGGCGACCGCGGTGGCCGCGGTGGCCGCGACGACGACCGCGTCATCCGCACCGGCGACTGCTCCTCGGCCGGCACCTGGAAGCTCAAGGTGAAGACCGACGACGGCCGCCTCGAGGTCGAGGGCGAGGTCGACACCAACCGCGCCGGCCAGGCGTGGGCCTGGACGATCAGCCAGAACGGCTCGGTCGCCAGCCGCGGCTCTGCGACGACCGGCGGTCGCAGCGGCTCCTTCAGCGTCGAGCGCAAGATCGCCGACCCCGCGGGTGCCGACCGGATCGTGTTCCGCGCGACCCGCGACGGGAACGTCTGCCAGGGCTCCCTCACCTTCTGAGCCCCGACCCGACCCACCGACACACCCGGTTCCCCACCGCGTCGACCGGGCCTCGCTCCCCCACCCCCCTGTGGGCGAGGCACCACGACGCACGTCGCCTCCCCAGCGACGGACAGCCCCCGACCAGCGTGCTGGCGGGGGCTGTCGTGCTGCTGCGGCTCAGC
It includes:
- a CDS encoding glycoside hydrolase family 15 protein, which translates into the protein MSRTTPIADHGLIGDLRTAALVATDGTIDWFCPGRFDKASVFGSLLDPDAGSWRVAPDDADARSQQYYVPETNILVTRFMTEQGVAEVHDFMPVRRANDPDHRQRLVRRVVTVRGSVAMTMRLSPRPDYGSLTPTLWQEADGVRFEDGDVALVLSSTVDVAVEDADAVASIDLEPGEAALFVLEVLGPDDEAQGSSESDVDDLYESTATFWRQWLATCTYTGRWRERVNRSALTLKLLCHEPSGGIVAAPTTSLPEEIGGSRNWDYRFVWIRDAAFSVYALLRLGFTEEAAAFVRWLSERMGDSSGVDEGDLGPLRVMYDLDGEVPHERELDHLAGYRDSRPVRVGNAAVDQLQLDVYGELIDSVYLYDKYSAGISHDAWLDLQRIADWLMDNWDRDDAGMWEVRGEPRAHTTSRLMSWVAVERMMRVARRRGLPGDLTELARVRDEIYTQVMEECWDEDLGAFVSHIGSDTLDAGVLLMPMVKFIAPNDPRFLSTLALVEERLVTDSLVFRYDAERFSDGVESSGGQGEGTFSLCSFWYVEALTRVGRLQDARLAMEKMFTYANHLGQYAEQVGLNGEQLGNFPQAFTHLSMISAVINLDRELG
- a CDS encoding YceI family protein → MSFFRRKPKHVATPETAAETAAETPAAPVAVLDRDALTGDYTIDASHSRLGFSARHAMVTTVRGQFADFDGTAHVDAENPAASTVTIDIRPASISTGTADRDGHLVSGDFFDVENHPAITFVSTSVERDGTEWNVTGDLTIKGVTHSVVIPFEETGTAVDPFGNTRVGFEGATTINRKDWDLSWNAALETGGVLVSEKIKLELDISAIKNA
- a CDS encoding SDR family NAD(P)-dependent oxidoreductase, with the protein product MSLVLVTGASTGLGLATVDALAAAGHDVVLHARSEDRLEDASVLDRVTATAYADLADVAATVDLAQRLDQLGPFDAVIHNAGTMDRALAVPVNVVAPYVLTAAMRPVGRSIVLSSGMHLGGGTDLAHGGDYSDSKLWVTALFLALAERRPGTSFHAVDPGWVPTRMGGRGAPDDLVEGHRTQVWLATAAESEIDPRAGGYWHHHSPRDPHRSAVDPAFQDRVISHLEDVTSLRLE
- the zwf gene encoding glucose-6-phosphate dehydrogenase translates to MSEPTGDDLAPHVLIVFGATGDLAARKLFPGLYRLAAAGRLPGDYAVIGSGRHSPGTDDEFREQLAEGLRDTVDDLDEDLVSDLLGRVSFQTSDSDDGADLAAAVREAEQGLGEDGSGDVRRLVYLSVPPTAMSGMVGMLDREGLTDRARLVIEKPFGLDLESFQELDKAIHDAVDEDQVFRIDHFLGKEAVQNILALRFANALFEPAWDRRSIAQVQVDVPETLQMEGRGSFYESTGCLRDMVSTHLFQILGVVALEDPGEWTASAVRQARKDAFDALRPLDPADVVLGQYDGYRDEDDVDEDSDVETFVALTAYVDNDRWRDVPFLLRTGKAMAETRRTVTLRFRQPESSTFGHPAGDELVLELTDEPKVAVDLFGKKPGPDIELAAATMHLDFADELPDEEPLEAYERLILDVLRGDHTLFARSDETERLWAVCQPVLDDRPAPQPYEPGSWGPQAALDLAPGGWRLG
- a CDS encoding NAD(P)-dependent alcohol dehydrogenase yields the protein MTTTISALSTPKASAGFEETTIERRDLRDDDVRIDIRWAGICHSDIHQARDEWGQGVFPMTPGHEIIGTVSEVGSAVTDHQVGDVVGVGCFVDSCLECEACKDGEEQFCEKGVVQTYSSKGYDDEITHGGYSRQVVVRDHFVLKIPDGVDLAGTTPLLCAGITTYAPLKRHGVGEGSRVGVIGMGGLGHVAVKIAAAMGAEVSVLSRTDAKKDDGLAFGATSYHATEDESVFDDLAGSFDLLVNTVGAAVPLDSFLGLLDRGGRMVNLGAPSESLEVGAFSLLTMRRGVEGSMVGGLPQTQEMLDFCAEHGITATVEVISADQVDDYYDKVVDGDVRYRAVIDAETLGEAPAS